catatatcatttacacattgataaaaatagtttatagacAGAAAAGCATTATCTAGTAGACCCAAAGTGTacataagtatatatatgagTTAGGGTTTTTTAGTACAGTGATGAGCAAGAGAGTGAGAAGTTAGATCTTTGTTGTAGCCCATGCTCTAACTTTCCACGCTGATTTTTTAgggaagaaaataaaatcttcTTTGAGGTTTTGGAGTTCTTTGGATATGGCTATGGTCCTATGGAATGATCAAAGGTTATTAGTAGATATATATGCTAACatgcttttgtttcctttttttttcagtttcaaTTTAATGTCAGTGTGTTATATGAATTATGAATATaagagaaatacatataattcaTATTTATGACTGAAAAGTATTTATAACCAtgttaaaattagttaaaaaaaaagtatttataacCATGTTTTTAGCAAAGCTgtccaaatttttattttttatttttgttagaaaGATTCGGGTGCATTTAGAGCACCATTATCGCGGTATTTAGCGATGGTCTCTTAGACAAAAtgtgattaaaaagaaaataagaataaacgaaatttactttttattgcaaaataaaaaaagacagAAAAAATGAGAGAGAGGAAAAAGGCGACTGAAAAGGCGATTGCAACCCTAAACAAAAAACCGTTATTTTTCCGGTTGATCTCCCCTTTTCTGATTGTTACTCCCGATGTTCTCGGAGATGGAGGGGTATGGGATTTTCCACTAGTCCATCTTTCGAATGTAATCCCCATGATTGATGCCCACGATTGTGATGAAACGGTTTTTCAACTAGCCCGAAGTTTGATATATAAAGCTTATGCTTCTATGCTTTTGATTTCATCACTTTCCTCTGAATTTCTTCAATTAATTCATTTCTTTTGGAGAATTTTCGATCATTGGATTCTCATGGCGGACAACATCCGAAGGGGTTTGCAGAACCTCAATTTGGGTGCTAATGATCCTCCAGTTCAACTCCCTGTTCACGTCCTTAATGAAGCTGTTGCTGAGAACCGATTCATCTTGATTGGAAGACCGGTCATGCCTAGGCGACAAAATATCCGCTCAATCATTGCAAATCTCCCGCTTATTTGGGGCCAAGATGGCATACAAGGAAGACTAACTGAGGGTCGTCGATTCCAATTTGTCTTCCCTACGGAGGAATCGCTGGAGATGGTGCTTCGCCGAGGTCCATGGGCCTTTTCTGATCGTATGCTGATTATGGAACGCTGGTCTCCACTTTTTAACCCACTGATGCTCAACTTTATACCGTTGTGGATTCAAATCCGTGGCATTCCCTTTCAATACATGAGTCAAGATGTTGTTATTCACATTGGAAGGGCACTAGGAATGTACATGGAAGTTGATTACAACAGCGACACTACGGTGAGGAGAAAGTTTGCAAGGGTTAGAGTCAATTGGAATGTTGATGAGCCTCTAAGGTTTCAAAGGCAATTTCAATTTGAAGCAGGGGTTAACACTATGCTCAGGCTTACGTATGAAAGACTGCGTGGTTTCTGTGAGACATGTGGAATGTTGACTCATGATTCTGGTGCTTGTCTCATCCAGAATGGAGGTCCTGATAATGGAGGTGCAGATGATTCTGGGAGTGAGGATGATAATCTGGAGGAAGATCCTGCGCCACCACAAGGTTTAATCATTGAAGAGATTGTGGAGgctgatcaacaagaagaaaacGTAGGTGGTCTGGATGCTGCTGTAGATGAGAAT
The window above is part of the Brassica napus cultivar Da-Ae chromosome C8, Da-Ae, whole genome shotgun sequence genome. Proteins encoded here:
- the LOC106413280 gene encoding uncharacterized protein LOC106413280, with product MIDAHDCDETVFQLARSLIYKAYASMLLISSLSSEFLQLIHFFWRIFDHWILMADNIRRGLQNLNLGANDPPVQLPVHVLNEAVAENRFILIGRPVMPRRQNIRSIIANLPLIWGQDGIQGRLTEGRRFQFVFPTEESLEMVLRRGPWAFSDRMLIMERWSPLFNPLMLNFIPLWIQIRGIPFQYMSQDVVIHIGRALGMYMEVDYNSDTTVRRKFARVRVNWNVDEPLRFQRQFQFEAGVNTMLRLTYERLRGFCETCGMLTHDSGACLIQNGGPDNGGADDSGSEDDNLEEDPAPPQGLIIEEIVEADQQEENVGGLDAAVDENMDNEIQVEEIAEEDDALWYGNAMPTMFSEEYNMNEMFNPLSAVGERPDTREALKRKARMEAANENVSIFTNLEQGESSTKRYTRRKKNEGTQTIPQRSINNDAADVPSEDTPKEGGAVGPEPPLPP